A window of Cohnella herbarum contains these coding sequences:
- a CDS encoding aminotransferase class III-fold pyridoxal phosphate-dependent enzyme — MSTRYARSESLLTRALNTIPLGSQTFSKSKTHYPLEVSPYFIEKGLGSHVWDADGNEYIDFVNSLGAVTLGYRDSDVDDAVRSQMDNGVSFSLPHRLEMQVSEKMVELIPCAEMVRFGKNGSDATAGAIRLARAYTGREHVATCGYHGWQDWYIGSTARHRGVPEAVRRLTHAFSYNRLEQLERLFDEHSGQIAAVILEPMNTTSPAHGFLEGIRRLCDRNGTVLIFDETITGFRFHLGGAQSVFGVIPDLATFGKGMANGYPISAIVGKREIMQVMEDIFFSFTFGGETLSLAAALAAMNKMESEPVIQTLRDQGSKVMEGLRALIRVHGLESILSVAGSPSWSFLTIQDTPEYSSWVIKTFYMQEMLARGILTVGSHNMSYSHTDQDIATLLNAYDEVLKELSTALGERQLERKLKCLPLEPLFKLR; from the coding sequence ATGTCTACTAGATACGCCCGTTCAGAAAGTCTCTTAACCAGAGCGTTAAATACGATTCCGCTTGGCAGTCAAACTTTTAGTAAAAGCAAAACCCACTACCCGTTGGAAGTTTCTCCTTATTTTATTGAAAAAGGATTGGGTAGCCATGTATGGGACGCCGACGGCAACGAATATATCGACTTCGTAAATAGCTTAGGCGCCGTTACTTTAGGTTATCGGGATTCCGACGTAGATGATGCGGTTCGAAGCCAGATGGACAACGGGGTTTCCTTCAGCTTGCCTCATCGACTTGAAATGCAGGTCTCGGAAAAAATGGTGGAGTTAATCCCATGCGCGGAGATGGTGCGATTCGGCAAGAACGGTTCCGATGCTACCGCAGGCGCGATTCGCTTGGCAAGAGCCTATACAGGCAGGGAACATGTCGCCACTTGCGGCTATCACGGCTGGCAAGATTGGTACATCGGATCGACGGCGCGGCATAGAGGCGTTCCCGAGGCCGTGCGCCGATTAACGCACGCATTTTCCTACAATCGCCTTGAACAATTGGAGAGATTGTTCGACGAGCATTCCGGGCAAATCGCCGCGGTTATTCTGGAACCGATGAATACGACATCTCCCGCGCATGGATTTCTCGAAGGAATAAGGCGGCTATGCGATCGGAACGGAACGGTGCTTATCTTCGACGAGACGATTACGGGATTCAGATTTCATTTGGGAGGAGCCCAGAGCGTCTTTGGCGTCATCCCTGATTTAGCTACATTCGGTAAAGGAATGGCTAACGGCTATCCGATCTCCGCGATCGTAGGCAAGCGGGAAATCATGCAGGTAATGGAGGATATTTTCTTCTCGTTTACCTTCGGAGGCGAGACGTTATCTCTTGCCGCCGCTCTGGCTGCGATGAACAAAATGGAGTCCGAGCCGGTGATCCAAACGCTTCGGGATCAAGGGTCGAAAGTGATGGAAGGACTTCGCGCGCTCATTCGCGTTCATGGGCTTGAGAGCATATTATCCGTCGCCGGCAGTCCGTCCTGGTCATTCTTAACGATTCAAGACACGCCGGAGTACAGTTCATGGGTGATAAAGACCTTTTATATGCAGGAAATGCTTGCTCGCGGCATACTCACCGTCGGTTCGCACAATATGAGCTATTCGCATACCGATCAAGATATCGCGACGCTGCTTAACGCTTATGACGAAGTACTGAAAGAGTTAAGCACGGCATTGGGCGAACGGCAATTGGAGCGGAAACTCAAATGCCTGCCGCTAGAACCGTTATTCAAATTGAGGTAA
- the pseC gene encoding UDP-4-amino-4,6-dideoxy-N-acetyl-beta-L-altrosamine transaminase codes for MNVQAGNKKRSTFLPYGRQWIDEKDIEAVTSVLRGDYLTTGPYVPEFESKIAEKVGARYAVAFANGTAALHAACYAAGIGEGDEVITTPITFAASANCVLYQGGKPVFADIDERTYNIDPQSIERLITKRTKAIIPVDFTGQPANLDTILDLAAKYGLVVIEDAAHALGATYRSRQIGSISHMTMFSLHPVKHITAGEGGVITTDNELYYGRLLDFRNHGIVREPSRLGRPSPGKWYYEMQSLGYNYRLTDISAALAMSQLDKLDAFVSRRRRIAETYNHAFRELSAIRIPYQADDGNSSWHLYAIRLDLDKLNTGRDEIFSRLHDENIGVNLHYIPVYLHPYYEDLGYPQGLCKKAESLYESILTLPLYPGMTDQDVEDVIHAVRQVIGECMEVNAVG; via the coding sequence ATGAATGTTCAAGCGGGAAATAAGAAACGATCTACTTTTCTGCCCTACGGGCGCCAATGGATCGATGAGAAGGATATCGAAGCGGTAACATCGGTACTTCGCGGGGATTACTTGACGACCGGCCCATATGTCCCTGAATTCGAAAGCAAGATTGCCGAGAAAGTCGGAGCCCGGTATGCGGTGGCATTCGCCAACGGCACGGCTGCTTTGCACGCAGCTTGTTATGCCGCTGGCATCGGCGAAGGCGATGAAGTGATTACGACGCCGATAACGTTCGCGGCAAGTGCCAACTGCGTGCTGTATCAAGGCGGCAAGCCCGTCTTTGCGGACATTGACGAGAGAACGTATAACATTGACCCGCAATCGATCGAACGTCTCATTACGAAGCGGACAAAAGCGATTATTCCGGTAGATTTCACCGGACAGCCGGCGAATCTGGATACGATTCTTGACTTGGCGGCAAAGTACGGTTTGGTTGTCATCGAGGATGCCGCGCATGCGCTAGGCGCTACTTATCGCTCGCGTCAAATCGGTTCGATCAGCCATATGACCATGTTCAGCCTGCATCCCGTCAAACACATCACGGCAGGGGAAGGCGGGGTGATTACGACCGATAACGAGCTGTATTACGGTAGATTGCTAGATTTTCGTAATCATGGCATCGTTCGCGAGCCTTCCCGATTGGGCCGTCCATCGCCCGGTAAATGGTATTACGAGATGCAAAGTTTAGGCTACAACTATAGGTTAACGGATATTTCCGCCGCTCTCGCGATGAGCCAGCTGGATAAACTGGACGCCTTCGTTAGCAGAAGGAGAAGAATAGCCGAGACGTATAATCACGCTTTCCGAGAGCTGTCGGCCATTCGGATTCCCTATCAAGCAGACGATGGGAATTCCAGCTGGCATTTGTACGCGATTCGCTTGGATCTTGATAAGTTGAATACCGGGCGCGACGAGATATTCAGTCGTCTGCACGATGAGAATATAGGAGTAAATCTGCACTACATACCGGTTTATTTACACCCGTACTACGAAGACCTTGGATACCCGCAAGGGCTCTGCAAGAAAGCCGAGAGCCTTTATGAAAGCATCTTAACGCTCCCGCTGTACCCGGGAATGACGGATCAGGATGTCGAGGATGTCATTCATGCCGTTCGCCAAGTCATCGGAGAGTGCATGGAGGTCAACGC
- a CDS encoding DUF4910 domain-containing protein produces MEPEFSQMSRQRMKNLIEPYYMLNRVTVGDETTLFARSLAEYLKVDLFSVPSGTKCLTWSIPAKWIVREAYIETIEGERIADFAWNPLYLNAYSVPFSGTVTKDDLVKHLSPHPVLEDRLLYSNRWQYHKKHTQWGFSIPTAVVDSLSQESYRVHIDTAFEQGSMEIIDWTLPGKSKETVFFAAHTCHPGQVNDGIACIAVLVELFQYLEALPERHYSYRLIIGPEYFAAAAVLAHGKDIQHLRYGFYLDMMANSLPLSFSRSFQGNSYADRITRSVLAQYDTDKLDASYRSLYGNDEMFYDGPGFEIPTVCLCRHPYKYYHTDRDNLDNCDFDKLEESLDMLKDLIETFETDTVPTLNYEGPLYLTDYNLYIDPKIDQKGYTALQEIQILMNGERSCLDIAEMIGVDFLFVRSFVNELSKHGLVTLRYRGPHKATATPRELPSYEEAIK; encoded by the coding sequence ATGGAACCGGAATTTTCTCAAATGAGCCGACAAAGAATGAAAAATCTGATCGAGCCCTACTACATGCTCAATCGCGTAACCGTTGGAGACGAAACCACGCTATTCGCCCGTAGCCTAGCGGAGTACTTAAAGGTGGATCTCTTCTCCGTGCCCTCGGGAACGAAATGTTTGACTTGGTCCATTCCCGCCAAATGGATCGTTCGGGAAGCCTACATCGAAACAATAGAAGGAGAACGGATCGCGGATTTTGCTTGGAATCCTCTCTATTTGAACGCATACTCCGTCCCCTTCAGCGGAACCGTCACGAAAGATGATTTGGTTAAACATCTTTCCCCCCATCCCGTATTGGAGGATAGGCTGCTCTACTCGAATCGCTGGCAATACCATAAAAAACATACGCAATGGGGATTCAGCATCCCTACGGCCGTAGTCGACAGCCTGAGCCAAGAGAGCTATCGGGTTCATATCGACACTGCATTCGAGCAAGGGAGTATGGAAATCATCGATTGGACGTTACCGGGCAAATCGAAAGAAACCGTATTTTTCGCTGCCCATACCTGTCATCCGGGCCAAGTGAACGACGGAATAGCTTGTATCGCCGTTCTGGTCGAACTGTTTCAATATTTGGAGGCATTGCCTGAGCGGCATTATTCGTACCGTCTCATCATTGGACCGGAATATTTCGCGGCCGCGGCGGTATTGGCGCACGGCAAGGACATCCAGCACCTTCGGTACGGATTTTATCTGGATATGATGGCAAACTCTTTGCCCCTCAGCTTCTCCCGATCCTTCCAAGGAAACAGTTACGCGGATCGGATTACCCGTTCCGTTCTTGCCCAGTACGACACCGACAAGTTAGATGCGTCTTATCGCAGCCTATACGGAAACGACGAAATGTTCTACGACGGTCCCGGTTTCGAAATTCCGACCGTTTGCCTTTGCCGGCATCCCTACAAGTATTACCATACGGATCGGGATAACCTGGATAACTGTGATTTCGATAAATTGGAGGAGTCGCTGGACATGCTGAAGGATTTGATCGAAACATTCGAAACCGATACCGTTCCGACCCTCAATTACGAGGGACCTTTATATTTAACGGATTACAATCTTTATATCGATCCGAAAATCGATCAAAAAGGATATACCGCGCTTCAAGAAATACAGATTCTAATGAACGGCGAAAGAAGCTGCTTGGACATCGCGGAAATGATCGGCGTGGATTTCCTGTTCGTGAGGAGCTTCGTTAACGAATTGAGCAAACACGGACTTGTCACTCTGCGATATCGCGGACCGCATAAGGCAACCGCCACTCCCCGTGAACTTCCCTCTTATGAGGAGGCGATCAAATGA
- a CDS encoding putative colanic acid biosynthesis acetyltransferase — translation MMNNLVRLDLYSQSHYSRGRNGIVALLWWFIQGTLFRWSLQPMYGWRNWLLRLFGADIGTGVKIRPSARFTYPWKVKVGEHSWIGDHAELYSLDTITIGKHCVVSQNGYLCTGSHKMDDPAFSLVIKPIRIEDGAWIASDVFVYPGVTIGTMAVVAARSTVLHDIPGNEVHAGTPAKYIKMRFDALGASGEGFSKIHLLHK, via the coding sequence ATGATGAATAATCTTGTTCGTTTAGATTTGTATAGTCAAAGTCATTATTCTAGAGGAAGAAACGGAATCGTTGCATTGCTGTGGTGGTTCATTCAAGGGACGCTCTTTCGATGGTCTTTGCAGCCGATGTACGGTTGGAGAAACTGGCTGCTGCGGCTGTTCGGGGCCGATATTGGCACGGGGGTCAAAATAAGGCCATCGGCCAGATTCACTTATCCATGGAAGGTAAAAGTGGGAGAACACTCATGGATCGGGGATCATGCGGAGTTATACAGCTTGGACACGATTACTATCGGAAAGCATTGCGTCGTTTCGCAGAACGGCTACTTATGCACCGGTAGCCATAAGATGGACGATCCAGCCTTCTCGTTGGTCATAAAGCCGATTCGAATCGAAGATGGAGCTTGGATCGCCAGCGACGTATTCGTATATCCTGGCGTTACGATAGGAACGATGGCCGTCGTGGCAGCGCGGAGCACGGTACTGCACGATATACCCGGTAATGAAGTTCATGCCGGAACGCCGGCTAAATATATTAAGATGAGGTTTGATGCCTTGGGAGCAAGTGGGGAGGGATTCTCCAAGATCCATTTGCTGCATAAGTAG
- a CDS encoding DUF4910 domain-containing protein, whose amino-acid sequence MLMELFDRLFPINRSITGEGVRQSLSILNEVVPISQREYPSGTECFDWTVPKEWNVKAAYVKDGQGRTLIDFADNNLHLMGYSIPFRGYVTRTELMEHLHTKPELPNAIPYMMSYYKENWGFCVEHNRLHEFTDDRYEVMIDSELKEGHMTFGEGYIKGSSDKEILLSTYVCHPSMAINELSGPLVQTMIYRYLLQKENPKYSYRFLYLPETIGSLLYLSLHGEELKQNVVAGYVVTCVGHGESFTYKKSKRADTLADKAAIHVLKQSGKPYTIVDWNPFGSDERQYCSQGFKLPVGSLMRTMYGEYPEYHTSLDNRELISDEAMQETVQMYIDLIETLEANETYECTHIHGEPKLDKRGLYPYMGGTRTKAEKHRILAITNLIAFSDGSHDLIDIAEKLNVSGKDLREAANLLEQSGLLRNIKEIRYDLATLMG is encoded by the coding sequence ATGCTTATGGAATTATTCGATCGATTGTTCCCGATTAATCGGAGCATTACCGGCGAGGGCGTCAGACAATCGCTCAGCATCTTGAACGAGGTCGTTCCCATCTCCCAACGCGAGTATCCGTCCGGAACGGAATGTTTCGACTGGACGGTTCCCAAAGAGTGGAACGTGAAAGCCGCTTACGTGAAAGACGGACAAGGAAGAACGCTTATCGATTTCGCGGATAATAATCTGCACTTGATGGGATACAGCATCCCTTTCCGGGGTTACGTAACCAGAACGGAGCTCATGGAGCATTTACATACGAAACCCGAGCTCCCCAATGCGATTCCTTACATGATGTCCTATTATAAAGAAAACTGGGGATTTTGCGTTGAGCATAACCGGCTTCATGAGTTTACGGACGACCGGTACGAAGTAATGATCGACTCCGAACTTAAAGAGGGACACATGACCTTCGGGGAGGGATATATTAAAGGCTCCTCCGACAAGGAGATTCTTCTGTCAACCTATGTCTGCCATCCATCGATGGCCATTAACGAGCTTTCGGGACCGTTGGTTCAAACTATGATCTACCGTTACTTGCTTCAGAAGGAAAATCCGAAGTATAGCTACAGATTTCTGTACTTGCCGGAAACGATCGGCTCGTTGCTCTATTTAAGCTTGCATGGGGAGGAGCTCAAGCAAAATGTAGTCGCTGGATATGTCGTCACTTGCGTTGGACACGGGGAGTCCTTTACCTACAAGAAGAGCAAACGCGCCGATACTTTAGCCGACAAAGCCGCAATCCATGTGCTCAAGCAATCCGGCAAGCCCTATACGATCGTAGACTGGAATCCCTTCGGCAGCGATGAACGACAATACTGTAGCCAAGGGTTCAAGCTTCCCGTCGGAAGCCTCATGCGCACGATGTACGGAGAATATCCGGAATATCATACTTCGCTGGATAATCGCGAGCTTATCTCGGATGAAGCAATGCAGGAAACCGTTCAAATGTACATCGACTTGATCGAGACGCTAGAAGCCAACGAAACCTATGAATGTACCCACATTCATGGCGAGCCAAAGTTAGACAAACGCGGATTATATCCTTATATGGGCGGTACCCGGACTAAAGCCGAGAAACACCGCATCTTAGCCATTACGAACTTAATCGCATTCAGCGATGGTTCCCACGATCTAATCGATATCGCCGAAAAATTGAACGTGTCGGGCAAAGATTTACGAGAAGCCGCCAACCTGCTTGAACAGAGTGGCTTACTTCGGAACATTAAAGAAATTCGTTATGACTTGGCTACCCTAATGGGATAA
- a CDS encoding aldo/keto reductase translates to MKLGLGTVQFGMNYGVSNTGGQTSLEEAREILDLAEESGISVIDTAAVYGESEEVLGKLLRKRHSFRITTKFPALIPQDRCSFESNEVVSLMTESLKRLGQRNVYGLLLHRADELLSPYGDEIMKGLQKCKRMGLAEKVGVSVYAEDRINELINSYPIDLIQVPVNLFDQRLVRNGFLNRCQSMGIEVQARSVFLQGLLCMEPYNLPAYFRPYVGRLQSFHRYISERGITPVEAALSFVDGLPEIDAFVCGVNRCDQLRQLVASMRNPAKGLDFSKFASTDSSLLNPSLWKTS, encoded by the coding sequence ATGAAATTAGGGCTGGGTACCGTACAGTTCGGCATGAACTACGGAGTGTCGAATACGGGCGGTCAAACCTCGCTGGAAGAAGCAAGGGAAATCTTGGATTTGGCTGAGGAAAGCGGCATATCGGTTATCGATACGGCAGCTGTTTACGGGGAAAGCGAGGAAGTGCTAGGGAAATTATTGCGTAAGCGGCATTCTTTCCGGATAACGACTAAATTTCCGGCATTGATCCCGCAAGATAGGTGTTCGTTCGAATCGAACGAAGTAGTGAGCCTTATGACGGAGTCGCTTAAGAGACTCGGGCAGCGCAATGTATACGGCCTGTTGCTGCATAGGGCGGATGAACTGCTCTCCCCTTATGGCGATGAGATTATGAAGGGATTGCAAAAGTGCAAACGGATGGGACTCGCGGAGAAGGTAGGGGTATCCGTATATGCCGAAGACCGGATCAACGAGCTTATTAACAGTTACCCGATTGATCTCATTCAAGTACCTGTCAACCTTTTCGATCAGCGTCTCGTTCGGAACGGCTTCCTTAATCGTTGTCAATCGATGGGTATCGAGGTACAAGCCCGTTCCGTATTCCTGCAAGGGCTGCTCTGCATGGAGCCGTATAACTTGCCTGCATATTTCCGACCTTACGTTGGTCGGCTTCAAAGCTTTCACCGTTATATATCCGAAAGAGGGATTACCCCCGTGGAGGCGGCTCTCTCATTCGTTGACGGGCTTCCGGAGATCGATGCGTTCGTGTGTGGGGTTAATCGTTGCGATCAGTTGCGGCAGTTGGTCGCATCTATGCGGAATCCAGCCAAAGGACTTGATTTTTCGAAATTCGCCTCTACGGACTCTTCGTTACTTAATCCATCCTTATGGAAAACCAGTTGA
- a CDS encoding cytidylyltransferase domain-containing protein: MKVVAIIQARMGSSRLPGKILRSLDGISVLELIHKRLSQCGSLHEIVVATSSSEKDDAVEKEMLRLNIEVYRGDENDVLDRYYRVAAMTGADVIVRITGDCPLIDPGIVDTVVGSFLDQYLSLHYVSNIHPPTFPDGLDVEVFSFEALERAWKEADNPFDREHVTPFIHRHPQWFPCNNVAASQDYSGMRWTLDEEKDYEFLLALTEKAAELGVSARLATLEDWFRIVERYPRLAEINGGYQRNEGSSIDWSYAEHREVAMAENKGADKG; this comes from the coding sequence ATGAAAGTCGTGGCGATCATTCAAGCGCGCATGGGATCGTCCCGTTTGCCGGGCAAAATACTGCGATCTCTAGATGGAATTTCGGTGTTGGAGCTTATTCACAAGCGTCTATCCCAATGCGGTTCATTACACGAGATCGTCGTCGCAACGAGTTCATCGGAGAAAGACGATGCCGTAGAGAAGGAAATGCTACGGCTGAATATCGAGGTTTATCGGGGGGACGAGAATGACGTTCTAGACCGATATTACCGAGTTGCCGCGATGACCGGCGCGGATGTCATCGTAAGGATCACGGGCGATTGCCCTTTGATCGACCCGGGGATTGTCGATACTGTGGTCGGTTCGTTCCTCGATCAGTATCTATCGCTACATTACGTGTCCAATATTCATCCCCCTACCTTCCCCGATGGCCTCGACGTGGAAGTATTCTCGTTCGAGGCTTTGGAGCGGGCATGGAAAGAAGCGGACAACCCGTTTGATAGGGAGCATGTGACACCGTTCATACATCGACATCCGCAATGGTTCCCATGTAACAATGTGGCGGCTTCGCAAGATTACTCGGGGATGAGATGGACGCTCGACGAAGAGAAGGACTACGAGTTTCTGCTTGCTCTTACGGAGAAAGCGGCGGAACTCGGAGTTAGCGCTAGACTAGCTACTTTAGAGGACTGGTTTCGAATCGTAGAACGTTATCCTCGATTGGCGGAGATCAACGGCGGATATCAACGGAACGAAGGATCGAGTATCGATTGGTCTTATGCAGAGCACCGCGAGGTCGCAATGGCGGAAAATAAGGGAGCGGATAAGGGATGA
- the pseB gene encoding UDP-N-acetylglucosamine 4,6-dehydratase (inverting), producing the protein MNFNGKTVLVTGGTGSFGKNFVRKMLELDVRKVIVLSRDELKQYEMSQEFTDPRMRFFIGDVRDQERLNRAFDGVDIVVHAAALKHVTACEYNPFEAVRTNILGAQNVIDAAINRGVKRVIALSTDKAANPINLYGATKLASDKLFVAANSYVGDVGTKFSVVRYGNVVGSRGSVIPFFHKLRNSGRLPITDERMTRFWITLDQGVQFVQDCLGRMKGGEIFVPKIPSVKIVDLARLIAPNCRVEYVGIRPGEKLHEAMITEDDARKTVEFDNYFVIKPEYPVWLDEHESEYYGGVPLHERFSYSSHTNSHWLTDEEIIEYLGEYA; encoded by the coding sequence GTGAATTTCAATGGGAAAACGGTTTTGGTAACCGGAGGGACGGGATCATTCGGCAAAAACTTCGTTCGGAAAATGCTGGAGTTGGACGTTCGCAAAGTCATCGTTCTGAGCAGGGATGAATTGAAGCAGTACGAGATGAGCCAGGAATTCACCGATCCTAGAATGAGATTCTTCATTGGGGACGTAAGAGACCAGGAGAGGCTTAACCGGGCTTTCGACGGAGTCGATATCGTCGTTCACGCCGCGGCGCTTAAACATGTGACGGCTTGCGAATATAACCCGTTCGAAGCGGTTCGCACGAATATCCTCGGGGCGCAGAACGTCATCGACGCGGCTATCAACCGGGGAGTTAAGAGAGTCATCGCCTTAAGCACCGATAAAGCGGCCAATCCGATCAATCTATACGGAGCGACGAAACTTGCTTCGGATAAGTTGTTCGTTGCCGCGAACTCCTATGTAGGAGACGTCGGAACCAAATTTTCCGTAGTAAGGTACGGTAACGTGGTCGGAAGCCGAGGGAGCGTGATTCCTTTTTTCCACAAGCTAAGAAACTCGGGCCGCTTGCCGATTACCGACGAGAGAATGACCCGTTTTTGGATCACATTGGATCAAGGCGTCCAATTCGTACAGGATTGTTTAGGCCGTATGAAGGGCGGAGAAATATTCGTACCCAAAATTCCGAGCGTTAAAATCGTCGATCTGGCCCGGTTAATCGCTCCTAATTGCAGGGTGGAGTACGTAGGCATTCGACCGGGGGAGAAGCTGCACGAGGCGATGATTACGGAAGATGACGCTCGCAAGACGGTTGAATTCGACAATTATTTCGTCATTAAGCCGGAATACCCAGTTTGGTTGGACGAACATGAAAGCGAGTATTATGGCGGAGTTCCTCTTCATGAAAGATTCAGTTACAGCAGCCATACGAACAGCCACTGGTTGACGGATGAAGAAATCATAGAGTATTTAGGGGAATATGCATGA